From a region of the Halolamina sp. CBA1230 genome:
- a CDS encoding homoserine kinase: MRTVRAPATSANLGSGYDTFGVALSHPADIVRVERADRTTIEVTGAGAQFIPEDPEKNTVGAVAEALDAPAHIEIDKGVRPASGLGSSAASAAGAALALNDLYDRGLTREELVPIAAEGEAVVSGAAHADNVAPALLGGFTIATADGVRSIDTDVPLVACLPEEPISTRDAREVVPTHVTIEEMVATVGNAATLSVGMCRSDPELVGAGMADEVVTPHRAALITGYDDAAAAAHEAGAHGVTVSGSGPGVLAVCPPQRRRAVAAAMVEAFEENGENARAYRTWTGSGAEIV, encoded by the coding sequence ATGCGAACAGTCCGCGCGCCGGCGACCAGCGCGAACCTCGGCAGCGGCTACGACACGTTCGGCGTCGCGCTCTCACACCCGGCGGATATCGTCCGCGTCGAGCGCGCCGACCGCACCACCATCGAGGTGACCGGCGCCGGCGCACAGTTCATCCCCGAGGACCCCGAGAAGAACACCGTCGGCGCCGTCGCCGAGGCGCTCGACGCCCCCGCCCACATCGAGATCGACAAGGGGGTCCGACCCGCCTCCGGCCTCGGCTCCTCGGCGGCCTCCGCCGCGGGCGCAGCGCTCGCGCTCAACGACCTCTACGACCGCGGGCTCACCCGCGAGGAGCTGGTGCCGATCGCCGCCGAAGGTGAGGCGGTGGTCTCCGGCGCGGCCCACGCCGACAACGTCGCCCCCGCCCTCCTCGGCGGGTTCACGATCGCCACCGCCGACGGGGTGCGCTCGATCGACACGGACGTCCCGCTGGTCGCCTGCCTTCCCGAGGAGCCGATCTCAACGCGCGACGCCCGCGAGGTGGTCCCGACTCACGTCACGATCGAGGAGATGGTCGCGACCGTCGGCAACGCCGCGACGCTGTCGGTCGGGATGTGTCGCTCCGACCCCGAACTCGTCGGCGCGGGGATGGCCGACGAGGTTGTCACGCCCCACCGCGCCGCCCTGATCACCGGCTACGACGACGCCGCCGCGGCGGCCCACGAGGCCGGCGCCCACGGCGTCACCGTCAGCGGCTCCGGGCCGGGCGTGCTCGCGGTCTGCCCGCCACAGCGCCGGCGCGCCGTCGCCGCCGCAATGGTCGAAGCGTTCGAGGAGAACGGCGAGAACGCGCGGGCGTACCGCACCTGGACCGGGAGCGGCGCGGAGATCGTCTGA
- the msrA gene encoding peptide-methionine (S)-S-oxide reductase MsrA, whose protein sequence is MTETATLGGGCFWCVEAAFEELSGVEDVTSGYAGGHTEDPSYREVCSGDTGHAEVVQVEYDEEELDYEDVLEVFFTVHDPTQLNRQGPDVGSQYRSIVLTHDEQQREIAEAYVEALDEEGGYDDDVVTEIEPLSTFYRAEEKHQNYFEKSLTADGNTNDAYCARNVQPKVEKVREKFEQKEKAQSD, encoded by the coding sequence ATGACCGAGACAGCGACCCTCGGCGGCGGCTGCTTCTGGTGTGTCGAGGCGGCGTTCGAGGAGCTCTCCGGCGTCGAGGACGTCACCTCCGGCTACGCCGGCGGCCACACCGAGGACCCCAGCTACCGCGAGGTCTGCTCCGGCGACACGGGCCACGCCGAAGTGGTGCAGGTCGAGTACGACGAGGAGGAACTCGACTACGAGGACGTGCTGGAGGTGTTCTTCACCGTCCACGACCCGACCCAGCTCAACCGACAGGGGCCGGACGTGGGCAGCCAGTACCGTTCGATCGTCCTCACCCACGACGAACAGCAGCGCGAGATCGCCGAGGCCTACGTCGAGGCGCTGGACGAGGAGGGCGGCTACGACGACGACGTGGTGACAGAGATCGAGCCGCTTTCGACGTTCTACCGCGCCGAGGAGAAACACCAGAACTACTTCGAGAAGTCACTTACTGCCGACGGAAATACTAACGACGCATACTGTGCCCGGAACGTTCAGCCGAAGGTTGAGAAGGTCCGCGAGAAGTTCGAGCAGAAAGAGAAAGCACAATCGGATTAG
- a CDS encoding preprotein translocase subunit TatA, whose amino-acid sequence MILQAPVPGGVELIVLLLVLLFNLAVIALVVVGGVALYRRWRGDGSADQTEVDALQDRVAELEAQVEQLRGSAEHSDEAVPDDEGDR is encoded by the coding sequence ATGATCCTTCAGGCGCCCGTCCCAGGTGGGGTGGAACTGATCGTCCTCCTGCTCGTGTTGCTGTTCAACCTCGCCGTGATCGCGCTGGTCGTGGTCGGCGGCGTCGCCCTCTACCGGCGGTGGCGCGGCGACGGCTCGGCCGACCAGACGGAGGTCGACGCGCTACAGGATCGGGTCGCCGAGTTGGAAGCGCAGGTGGAGCAGCTCCGTGGGTCGGCCGAGCACAGCGACGAGGCAGTCCCGGACGACGAGGGCGACCGCTGA
- a CDS encoding HGGxSTG domain-containing protein: MSTKKTGDTDGRYSDICGATNNRGEPCSLPAGWGTPGSGGTRCRFHGGASTGPDETDYLEENDFAEGNAGGGAPELNTNSRIHGGFGDWEKAYERFDADTRAYVHKLIESMREVAKEYAPGVDADRRERLLKEKATLSVMYRRTAMDTFDAGRGFLVEEEHNGEAIRKANPAFDAGHAINGRQREIAKELRLWPGFQD, from the coding sequence ATGAGCACCAAGAAAACGGGCGATACGGACGGACGGTATTCAGACATTTGCGGGGCGACGAATAACCGGGGCGAGCCGTGTTCCCTCCCGGCCGGGTGGGGAACGCCGGGGAGTGGTGGGACCCGCTGCCGGTTCCACGGCGGGGCGTCGACGGGGCCGGACGAAACGGACTATCTCGAAGAGAACGACTTTGCCGAGGGGAACGCCGGCGGTGGGGCTCCCGAGTTGAACACCAATTCACGTATCCACGGCGGCTTCGGTGATTGGGAGAAAGCGTATGAACGGTTCGACGCCGATACGCGAGCCTATGTCCACAAACTGATTGAGAGTATGCGCGAGGTGGCGAAGGAGTACGCGCCGGGCGTCGACGCTGACCGACGCGAGCGATTACTGAAGGAGAAAGCCACACTCTCAGTCATGTACCGACGGACGGCTATGGATACCTTCGACGCCGGCCGTGGGTTTCTGGTTGAAGAAGAACACAACGGGGAGGCTATTCGCAAAGCCAATCCGGCCTTCGACGCCGGCCATGCGATTAACGGCCGCCAGCGGGAGATCGCCAAGGAACTTCGGTTATGGCCTGGTTTCCAAGACTGA
- a CDS encoding PGF-CTERM sorting domain-containing protein, protein MYVAVLAVILLAGLSGCATVSVTAEVDSASTIESYDMNISTSTTVYGLLERSAEQDGYDSLEDAMSAGGAFPEEKFEYSEEINGRDATINVEFSNINATTLPGVAIQEADGELAYEDTTFYNASASTAPSDAEMGSEMMSGFVLEYTLEMPGEITNSTADKVDGNTATWTRTGGDAYDNTQIEATSEISSSVLSTGFGVVPAVAALLVIGGLYRRSSR, encoded by the coding sequence ATGTACGTCGCGGTGCTGGCAGTGATCCTCCTCGCCGGGCTCTCGGGCTGTGCCACCGTCTCGGTCACGGCGGAGGTCGATTCGGCGTCAACGATCGAGTCCTACGACATGAACATCTCGACATCGACGACCGTGTACGGGCTCCTCGAGCGGTCGGCAGAACAAGATGGGTACGACAGTCTTGAGGACGCGATGAGCGCGGGTGGGGCGTTCCCCGAGGAGAAGTTCGAGTACTCCGAAGAGATTAATGGGCGCGATGCCACCATCAACGTCGAGTTCTCCAATATCAACGCCACGACGTTACCAGGGGTCGCGATCCAAGAAGCGGACGGCGAGCTGGCGTACGAGGATACGACGTTCTACAACGCGTCGGCGAGCACTGCTCCGTCCGACGCCGAGATGGGGTCAGAGATGATGTCCGGATTCGTCCTCGAGTACACGCTCGAGATGCCTGGGGAGATAACGAACTCCACTGCCGATAAGGTCGATGGGAACACGGCGACGTGGACTCGAACAGGAGGCGACGCCTACGACAACACACAGATCGAGGCGACGAGTGAGATATCTTCCTCGGTCCTCTCGACCGGGTTCGGAGTGGTACCGGCTGTGGCGGCGCTGCTCGTAATCGGCGGCCTCTACCGTCGCTCTAGCCGATAG
- the pyrF gene encoding orotidine-5'-phosphate decarboxylase, whose product MSFFDDLAARIDAADSVVSVGLDADPDRIPAFLDDHDLPRWAFNRRIIDATHEHAACYKPNAAFYEDADGWRALRETVAYAGGKDVPVLLDAKRGDIGNTARQYAKVLEEVDAITVNPYMGRDSLQPFLSRAESGVFVLCRTSNPGGSDLQDLELASGEPLYERVAALADTWNEHGNVGLVVGATAPEELETIRETVPEIPFLVPGVGAQGGDAEAAVEHGLASSEAWPVDVGLVNSSRGIIFAGEDVGRNTVSGASGGREPDEDAYFAAAGDAAARLKKRLNQYR is encoded by the coding sequence ATGTCCTTCTTCGACGACCTCGCCGCCCGTATCGACGCCGCCGACAGCGTCGTTTCCGTGGGGCTGGACGCCGATCCCGACCGCATCCCGGCGTTCCTCGACGACCACGACCTGCCGCGCTGGGCGTTCAACCGCCGGATCATCGACGCGACCCACGAGCACGCCGCCTGCTACAAACCCAACGCCGCGTTCTACGAGGACGCCGACGGCTGGCGCGCGCTCCGGGAGACCGTTGCCTACGCGGGCGGGAAGGACGTCCCCGTCCTGCTCGACGCGAAACGGGGGGATATCGGCAACACCGCGCGCCAGTACGCGAAGGTGCTGGAGGAGGTCGACGCGATCACCGTCAACCCCTACATGGGTCGGGACTCGCTCCAACCGTTCCTCTCGCGGGCCGAGTCGGGCGTGTTCGTGCTCTGTCGCACCTCGAACCCGGGCGGCAGCGACCTGCAGGACCTCGAACTCGCCTCGGGCGAACCCCTGTACGAACGCGTCGCGGCGCTCGCGGACACGTGGAACGAACACGGCAACGTCGGCCTCGTCGTCGGCGCGACCGCGCCCGAGGAGCTGGAGACGATCCGCGAAACCGTGCCGGAGATCCCGTTCCTCGTCCCCGGTGTCGGCGCACAGGGCGGCGACGCGGAGGCGGCGGTCGAGCACGGGCTCGCGTCGAGCGAAGCATGGCCCGTCGACGTCGGCCTCGTGAACTCCTCGCGGGGGATCATCTTCGCGGGCGAGGACGTGGGCCGCAACACGGTTTCGGGCGCCTCGGGCGGCCGGGAGCCCGACGAGGACGCCTACTTCGCGGCAGCGGGCGACGCCGCTGCGCGGCTGAAGAAGCGACTGAACCAGTACCGCTGA
- a CDS encoding restriction endonuclease: MLTCPNCDAEVTASSTYCRECGHKLSEFVTADSAPSDGDDGETGTPTASTTRTVTKEVSVSASSLDQQALKAHLQSMDEYEFEHLVADLWSEMGWDTTVSQASVDAGLDVVAEKHTPYHQKKVIQAKRYGDSTTVGGPDIQQYASLKQQVDDADSVVVVTTSSFTSSGESRASDLNVKLVDGDDLVGMVADLEAYDVVDDYLDITRTVTEEVEVEPEPEPEPETELADEPEPVEIATSTEQEETGDGVVSGASVADSASAFLGFTHWNWVAAVSGVLTFVVVPVSDVLFFTLLLATALAMVFDMRYVAPQTTWDPSMLLYVGGLLVVLAPLPVYLINRYRYFSRHVEG; this comes from the coding sequence ATGCTGACCTGCCCGAACTGTGACGCGGAGGTAACCGCCAGCAGCACCTACTGCCGCGAGTGCGGGCACAAGCTTTCCGAGTTCGTGACCGCCGATTCGGCACCGTCCGACGGCGACGATGGGGAGACTGGCACGCCGACTGCGTCCACGACTCGGACGGTCACCAAGGAAGTGTCCGTCAGTGCGTCCTCGCTGGACCAACAGGCGCTCAAAGCCCACCTGCAGTCGATGGACGAGTACGAGTTCGAGCATCTCGTCGCCGACCTGTGGAGTGAGATGGGCTGGGACACGACCGTCTCGCAGGCTTCCGTCGACGCCGGGCTCGACGTCGTTGCCGAGAAGCACACGCCGTACCACCAGAAGAAGGTGATCCAGGCGAAGCGCTACGGTGACTCGACGACCGTCGGCGGGCCAGACATCCAACAGTACGCCTCGCTGAAACAGCAGGTGGATGACGCCGACTCGGTCGTCGTCGTCACCACGAGCTCGTTCACCAGTAGCGGGGAATCGCGGGCCTCGGACCTGAACGTGAAGCTCGTCGACGGTGACGATCTCGTCGGCATGGTCGCCGACCTCGAGGCGTACGATGTCGTCGACGACTACCTGGACATCACGCGCACCGTGACCGAGGAGGTCGAAGTCGAACCCGAGCCGGAACCGGAGCCGGAGACAGAACTCGCCGACGAACCCGAACCGGTTGAGATAGCCACTAGCACCGAGCAAGAGGAGACCGGCGACGGGGTCGTGTCTGGTGCGTCGGTCGCCGACTCAGCTTCAGCGTTCCTCGGGTTCACACACTGGAACTGGGTGGCGGCTGTCTCTGGGGTGCTCACCTTCGTGGTTGTTCCAGTGAGCGACGTTCTGTTTTTCACCCTGTTGCTCGCGACCGCGCTCGCGATGGTCTTCGACATGCGCTACGTCGCCCCACAGACGACGTGGGACCCGTCGATGCTGCTGTACGTCGGCGGCTTGCTCGTCGTACTGGCTCCGTTACCGGTCTACCTGATCAATCGCTACCGGTACTTCTCGCGGCACGTCGAGGGCTAG